TTGCTATAATATAAAATGTACCATCCTTtatcatatgaaaggtgaagataacgaacagtgattaatctcatcactcctacaatcaatacaaaatagatagttgggcaaacacggacccctggacacaccagatgtgggatcagggcccttattcacaaaatatcttacgactaagatggAAAAAAGAAGTTTGtttgataatcaaataccgatcacaaggtcataagtatgtattcaacttttataaaccatggatgtattttacatattaatgaagaaagtctacaagaaatgaaaaataaggaaattacagtgtttgtaaatttcgatcttagtcgtaagatattttgtgaataggtgcccagggcctacaagcaatacaaaataaacagttgggcaaacacggacccctggacacaccagaggtgggatcaggtgcctaggaggagttagcatcccctgtcaaccggtcacacccgccgtgagccctatatcctgatcaggtaaacggagttatccgcagtcaaaatcagtgtgccaagaacggcttaacaattgttatgaaacacgtcaggatATCCATAGGATAGAAAAATTTGATAGCATCATGTATTTCTTatacattaaaaacaaatacgTTGTATAAAACACGAAAACGTTGATATAATgtcatatatgtataatttacaaATTAGGTTTGTCTTTTTCTCTAAGTTACAGACATACAAATTTTCAATACAGATGATACAGTTTTAGTGAAGGATCAGGAATTCCCAGCAGAGTACTGAATAATCAATATCCACTCCTTCATTTCTAATTGCATAATTAGATGTCGATAGTAAAACATGGATGGGCGAAATGATGAATGTGATTTCTGCGATTTAAATACAGGCACATGTACTCTTTTAAAACATAAGACATCGATGAATGAGGGCTATACAATCAAGTTTAAAGCAACAAGGTAAGAAAGGATCTGAACTCTTAAATAATTGATACAACTCACTATTATCTGAAACGTTTTTGATTTTCAACGAGAGAAAGGGCGAGCCGTGTTAATTGTATAGTATATTGTATAGAATGTCAAACTCGGTGATAGGTAGCAAATCGgcaattattaaataaatactTTTGAGTCTTAAAAGATCATAATCATGTTTGATGGCGACAGATAACATATCCTACACACTTTTTGCACAAAATCCATGATGCATGGTTTTCACAGCACGCAAACGTACGTAACTCGAGTTTCGTGTAGGCAtgcatactacatgtacatactatgCGAGTATGTATGTACTGGTTAAGAACTTTTCCCCTGATGTACATTATactattatattatgtattaATGGACATTTTCCTTCCAGATGACATACAAGCTTACCTTGTATAGACGATGGAATCATCTTGTAATCTTTATGATTATACTGGGTCCCATTTTCAGCAAAGTTTGCGAATACCCTTTACCACCGACTATACAGAACTGTATAAGCAGATGCAAGACAAAACTAAATACAAAAGTTCTGATGGACCAGAGAGAAGAATCAATACATTACTATTGCCAAAACCAATATGTAGTGCAACGTGCCAACGAGACGTGGAACCAAGATGGTGTTCCGAAGATCAACATCAACAGTTTACAACagttctctgatatatttgaactATTCGATGTTGAGGAATCAAATCCCGTCAAGAAAATGAAAAGAGCAACACCTATCGTGAGAAAAGAATATCGACACTTGACTCGCAATGAAAGAGAACGATTTCACCGAGCACTGCAAGCAATGAAAGCTGACACCAGTGACAGTGTATTTTTTTCATCTTCAGAATTTGGATATGAATCTTGTGTATTTATCTGATACAAATACACTTTTCTATTATTTGAAACTTTCATGCATTAAAAACATTCGGatggttttgaaatttgaacttATACCTTTATATTAGAGAATGTAAAAGACACAAATCCCCCTGGCAGTAAACCAATGAGCTGCAGAAATGAGTTCTACGGGGGGGATAGGGCATACCAAGCGTGTTACAGACCCACTCCTTAGAAAAACCCATCATGGTACAGCGTCAGTTTTCTACGCACGATTGAAATCTGTTATTACTCTATTCTTgcaaataattaattaattacagCCCTTTATGAACCGACAAATCACAGCTTCATATAATTTcgttgttgacgtagccatgtgaAGTTCCCAGCCAATTCGAACTCCGTTAATTATTGTATTAATTCATAATCCCgataaatggtacatgtagatattcggtcttcatttatcataaacacgaataattaatcaGCTCTTAACtattgaaaagtaatcctaGTAGGTTATGAAAGCCTAGTTGGATCCCCACGTCCACCAATCCCTTTTTAATAGAAAAGTATAAAAACGGACCAGACAAATCAAAACTATGGATAAAATCCTATATTCAAACCTATTTGGACTATTCTTTTTAACCGGACTGGACACATTTCGTCCAAAATATTTAGATAAAATATTGGTGGGGAAATTAGTTGACATGAACAGTTTTGTTTCTaaatagagagagaaaatataGAAGCGTTTGAGTATGGAAATCAAAGGGGTTTGAATTCACTGGCAAATTAACTCGGCGACATCAACAAACGAACTTTGCGAAGTTGTGAGTTCTTTTTCCAAAGCGTTAGAATTCTGCAACAATAAACTAATTATTAATATGAAGTTATTcatatttggtttttttaaatgtttacattatacacaatttccgagttgcGCAATAGTTGTTTCCATTTGTTTAACTCTTACGCAAATCGAGACGCAAAATACGTCTTTATACACATGAGGTGGGTACAGATGCTTATTGTTGCACTGATAGATTGCCTTTAGTATTTAGTCAAATCAATTTTTGGTTATAATAataaatcaacaagaggcccaaaggcCTTATCGATCACCTGAGTACAAGTGAAAAAGCATCACTACTCCCAGAGCCAGAAGCTATGGAATTTAGAAacaaattcctgttctgaatatctaagcttaattctaatgttcagaatcaagatgtgttcttaaaacgtcactgtcctcaaaagtgcatacaccgATGAAAGGCTTTGCATAATATAATAGGttgacattaaaacattaaaatatatgactaatttgcaACCATTCTAGAGTCAAAagcctgggttgtgaaattcaccattttttgtacacccttttctgctattcctaggTATGCATCccaattttatacagtatcaggaaacttacagataaatactatatactaagttttgCCCCAccatggggtcagaacccctactccagaaatcatcaaattttcaatttttgtaaaggactacctgctctttctaaatatccatgtagttttaatttagtatcaacaacacttaagaagatgttatttaagtgttttacaaataatcactatatagtaagcttggccctgccctggggtcagaagcattagtggaaatttacaattttggtcgaggccttcctgctctacatcagtatgcatttagtttttctagaAGCTTCCTTGCTtatcattactatatactcactttctctGCTAGATGTCAAGGAGTaaagaataagatttttaaagaaatacataaattttacaatttttaccCCAAAATCAAGGCCCCTTATACTGGAgtgtcatgaaatttacaatcccCGCCTCCTTCATCTACCGATGCTACATATCAAATTTGGCCAAGATTGACCAagtagtttctgggaagaagttgtTATAGGACGATGGACGCGGACTattagcaataggtcacctgagtgactgaGGTGAACTAATTAAAATGATTGTTCAAcaacaatatattttgaatatttcagaacaGACAGCCCAATGCTTATGACTGGTTTGTGAACTTGCATCCGGCTGCTGTTGCACCCAGTGCTCATTTTGGACCCGCCTTCCTTGGGTTTCATCGGACCTACCTTTTTTTGTAAGTGAAAACTGTCAAGTTAAAAGAAATCATATTATCTgcaaaaacattcaaataattCGCCATATAATCAGCTTCTGTGTGTTTTAGTTAGATATTGCAATGGAAGTTGATAGGATTGATTAGGTTTAAATTTTTACACAACATAGACGTCACATCAAACCAAatgatttttttgaaaaattattttcgCTAATTGTTGTGAAAGTATGACGAAGGCTCCAGATTTACAAGACAGATACCGTACTAAACACACTGGTATAAGCTTGTACTATCAAACTTTAGAAAGTTTTAGTTAGTGCGATCGCAAAATACTAGAAAGAAAATAACAATGTAACACCAGGTATGACAAAGTCAGATATTGAAAACATTCGAGCTTTTCCTACATTTTTCTCCTTGGGTTAATATCATATATACACCAACTTTTACCTCAACTGTGAATCAAAGAACAATAACTGCAAgtctatttttaaaataacatacaTAGTATTAAAATGCAAcaatttaaattatatatatatatatatatatatatatatatatatatatacccatgtGTGTACGTTACTTGTATTCATCGCGATTATGTATTCGAGTATTGTCTTCACTTAAAGTAattcagattttgcaaaatcaatgatttatttagatttatgcatgataggaacataaattttgttggagtcttttcctatagttattgtaaaaaatcttgttaaaaataaaatatttcaaaagtctaagttatagatgaataatcaatgatacgtttcaaaatattgaatccaagagcaataactctgtttctattgatttctttatcaagtctattatgcgatgatttcctttattttttacatacattttgtatatttttgtgaagatacagtttcatgaaattgttatgaatgctactatatcatcataaccagtttttatgagattttgataacgctgtttaatgaaaattgcaattttctgacggtgatatatgattctgattatgtacgtctcatatcttaaaaagtgtgttgacctatgtattttatttgataatttgttagttttaactctaatgaatggaaataaatacacaatttaaacttgtatcagataaaactgcgagtatggagttaccttaagaaACGTTCTTTTGTTATTCTTTAATTATCATTAAACCTGTCagtaattgttcattttcctaTATGATTTTTCTACTTTGAATTTAAATGTTAGAATCTCACTACCACGTCATATATCACAATGTCGAGAAAACAAGAAATAACCATGCTACTAGTCCATGGCGattaattttacaaacatttgcACTGCTTGCATACGAAtgtgtttttatatatgtatgttatacGTGTAGGAATTTATCcatatgatttattgattgattgtggttttacgccgttctggcaatatttcagccattttacggcggtccATATGATTTATGTAGTCACAGTATACATTCTATAGTAATAGTTaatggtcaaatgctgtctgacatgttcaataccgattgttaggccgttctttgcatactgattttaactacggataactccatttacctgatcaggatatagggctcacggcgggtgtgaccggtcgacaggggatgtttactcctcctaggcacctgatcccacctctggtgtgtccaggggtccatgcttgcctgttttgtattgcttgtaagagttatgagattgatcactgttcgttatatccaCCTTTCCTTTTCTTTGATATGTAGATTCGAGCGacaattacaaaaatatgaGCCAGAAGTGTTCATTCCATTTTGGGATTCCTCCTTTGACAATCTTTTGGAGGATCCCACTTCCAGTGCCATTTTCACATCTAGTGGCGTGGGTCCTGGAACAGGGATTATTCGGGAGGGTCCGTTCAGCGACTGGAAACACGAACACGCTGGTGTCTTAATCCGCAACATTGGATCATCAGGTAGCTTATTCAGCAGGGAATTCATTGAACTCTTTCTTTCTCAGAATCGTATTGAGGACATTGCCATTGATAGAACTAAAATAGATACCAGTCTTGAGTTTCACCACGGTTCTGTCCACAACTGGGTTAGTGGAACTCTCTCTGATATCAATTATTCTCCCGCTGATCCACTTTTCTTCATGCATCATTGTTTTGTGGACGCTTTATGGGAAAGATTTCGGGAGAACCAAATTCAACGTGGCTTTGATCCAGAATGGTATCCGTTAGTGGATGGAGGCCACGCTCCGGACGCACCAATGAGGCCATTATTGATTGGAAAAGAAGCTAATGGTGAAGACAAGTACCTGAAAAATAAGATCGGATATTCCAAATCATGGTCTTTGTTTGTGAAGTACGATGATCCACCATATAACTGTGATGTTGATTCCGATTGTCGATCAGTTCTGATGCGGTGTGAAAGGAAACTATGTCAACCTTTGACAATCGAAGAGCACGAGAGAATGCATTTTCAACATAGAGCAAAACGAGAGTTACTGGCTAATTTATCAACTCCTTATCCAGCTATGAAACGTAACTACGAACACACTCATTTGGGAAGAAATATAGATGCCACCCACCAGTTCAACTTAAAAACAAGTCCTTTTTACCACTCTTTTCAGAATTCCTTCGTGCTTAATGGTAAAGAGGATATTTCTAATTGGGTTTTTATACCAGTGATGATTTACAAAAAGAGATCGAATGGACAGAACTATGACGCCTTTCCCATTAGAAATGGAGTGCCGGATTTCTCATCTGGAGATGTATTTCAGCAAGACTTCAATATCAAAAGTAAACCGAGCAGCGAGCAGATGGGTTCCAGTAAAACAGAGAGATGCTCTCACATCGGATCTGGGATTTCTAAAGTATACGTGAAGACGTTTGGTCTGGACTATCGAGGATTTTACACTGATCATGCTCTCCTAGATGAACGATTCCCTTTGTCATCTGCTTTAAGCGCAGTAGGCGTTAAAAAGCCAGACAACAACAGAAGCAGTCACGTGTTGATTACCGCCCATGATTCGTGTGGGAAGATGTGCACAGCCTATTGTCTCAACTCTAGTACTCGTTCAATTCCTACTGAATATAAAAAGTGTTCTGGCTCTTCTCGAATAAGTACTACCAAGCCATCCATGTACAGAAGCACAGTTGGAGAGGCTTTGCTCAGTGCTTATAATATTTCAAGTATCAATCCATCAATCTCAAAAGAGAACATTGCCATAATATTTCATTGTGGCTAgcagtttgtatggaattttattAATTCACATTGTAGTAGTGTAATATGATTTTAGAAAACTGATATAATGTCTTGCTGGTTTTCTTACTTACACATGCACCTAAGCGTCAATATCATTATAACTTGGCACACAGGTTCTAATTGTCAGGAACCAGTATTTCTAGATATAATTTACATTTGAAGGTAgagggagagagaaagagagagtcTGAGAATCTCATTTCATAAATTGGTGTCATACTTGTTATTTATAAAGGAGAGATTTATTAAAAGTATTGTTGATTTCGCGAAAATTCCGGTCCTACAGCCATGACTAAATTGGCGTTTCAAAAGTTTCAAAATAAGAGACTCACAAGCATTATCGGTCACCGAAGCATTAGCTACATGCATAAGCATCATTTGTTCCAAggcctatgaaatctagaaaaatttCCTGTACTCACCAAAAAGAGATattaaagtttattttttaaatgcaacgtcccccccccccgaagTCAGAAAATCTACCCTgcgaatcatgaaatttacacgtGGTAGAGGTTTTCctgatctacatcactatgcatttagtttctaTAAAGAAGAATCCTTTTTGAATTGGTCAATTGTGGCAATTTTTGCCCTAAGTCCCTAGGGGtacaagagtcctgaaatttacaattgatgtcccctttgtcccaaaaTGCTTAATACggtatttgaaaagaattgaaatggtagttatcaatCAGTCACTTTCTCGTCAGAAGGCAATTAGCACTTGCCTATTTGCTATGAATCACGGTGACACCTACATATTGCATAACTACTTTCGATATATGTCATGAATTATTCTACACATTTTTACACGTGTagtatcacttcaaatacaggacatctccatgattgaatattgtttaacgagaatatttcactcatatggagacgtcaccactgccggtgaatggctgcaaaatttcggcctatgcttggcgcttatgacctttgagcagggagggatcttgatcgtgccacatctgctgtgacacgggacctcggattttgcggtcccctatatatatatatatatatatatatatatatatatatatatataccccggtatataaagcacaaaaaaATACCAACGACACCAACAAccgtgaattgtcaaattttgtcccttcctcaggatgatagaatatatacatagaaaagaaaactaaataggaAAGGAatctaaactacaaaagctgataatAAACAAAGcgtctacatattaaaattattgagtgCAATGtgtggcaatagaaaagtcTAGTCCCATCGAGCGTCAGTGTTGCTGGATtatagtgctttatatatatatatatatatataaagcactataATCCAGCAACACTGACGCTCGATGGGACTAgacttttctattgccacaCATTGCACTCACTataatccatatatatatacatatatatatatatatatatatatatatatatatatatatataaagcactataATCCAGCAACACTGACGCTCAATGGGACTAgacttttctattgccacaCATTGCACTCACTataatccatatatatatatatatatatatatatatatatatatatatatatatatataaagcactataATCCAGCAACACTGACGCTCGATGGGACTAGACTTTTCTATTGACACACATTGCACTCACTataatccatatatatatatatatatatatatatatatatatatatatatatatataaagcactataATCCAGCAACACTGACGCTCGATGGGACTAGATTTTTCTATTGCCACACATTGCACTcactatataaattttataatagcaattaaatatacatccttattttcaagctagtaacgaagtacttagctactgggctgtagagaccctcggggactaacagtccaccagcagaggcctcgacccaggggtcataatgtaaaacttatacggtaccaattttgatgcaccagatgcgcatttcgacaaataatgttccttcagtgatgctcaaccgaaatgtttgaaatccgaaatgacaatgaaactttagagctattataggggaaaactgtgccaaaaaagtggagttaaattcgtctaaggataagagctatgcgtgagggagataatccttaattttgaaatgaatttctaaattttataagagcaattaaatatacatccgtattttcaagctagtaacgaagtacttagctactgggctgtagagaccctcggtatttaacccgtcattaatgcatgaagcaaactgattttgtaaatggggacatcataatttatgtacagtaaaacattttgcttaagtaaatacacatgtatcaaataccggctctgtcagattcagAGGACCGTcttctgccattttggcttgtttacgtcgttacggtaacgtcaatattgaacgctcatactcggaatgtttcgggcgcatacattttacgcaatgcaaagttagcgttcaataaattctcaggatattgaacgctaacattctctagttTTACGCAGAtcttataatagactatttattagatatattatatatatatatatatatatatatatatatatatatatatatatatcacggcgggtgtgaccggtcgacaggtgacGCTTACTCCTAAgaacccgatcccacctctggtgtgtccaggggtccgtgatttcccaattatctattttgtattgcttatgggatttatgagattaatcaccaTTCATTGGGGGCATAATTAAAGGGGCGTAGACACAATTGTTGTGAAATTCTTTTAAGGTAATATTGATTAATAATAtgataatatttgatatttgtaaacCATAGCGGCAAATCTAAATTTGCAAAGCTGACTCAAAGATGTGTttgagatattttgaaaaaaaggcaCGAACCTTGTTCATGTTTACTTGTTCCGCGACTCAACTATCAACATGGCGCCAAAGTTAACAGCTTtggtgtaaaacaaataaaagaggtttttaaacaaaaattgtaattgtGTTTTCTTTCTGCATGTACCTAATCTATGTCGAAATGGTGAACgcttttgatatatttcttaaaaatcttCCTGTTCTCACTTCCTGGCTAATGACAAGCGTGTTTATAGTCCTTTGAAATGCGCGTACACTCCTTTCACGCTAGATTTAGACGGCGTAGATTCATGAATGAATGAGTTTATTTTTCTCAGTTGAAAATCACAAGAGaacatataaacaaaaataattaaatacaattaTAAGTATGCGCAAACAGAGCAGAGAAGacagtgtttatatatacatgtattgaaagtaTCAAATATTATAACAGTTGACTAACCAGGAGGCTAGGCCGTCTTGTTTACGATTTTTATCAATTTGAATATGTTGTTTAACAACGAATCATTGTGTGtagagaaaaatatgtaaaatttgaaagcATTTGGTCATGATCGATATTATTTTggtacaaacatttttttttcatcttcaaacttttcacaatgcaaaatataatgGTATTCATCGCCTCCATTATCTACGTTACATAACCACCATGTTCTATTTTCCCTATTAACATTATAATTATTCCATCAGCCATTTCTATAggtgaatgcaaggtgaagataacgaaaagtgatcaatctcataactcctacaagcaatacaaaatagagagttgggcaaacacagacccctggacacaccagaggtgggatcaggtgcctaagaggagtaggcatcccctgttgaccggtcacacccgccgtgagccccatatcctgatcaggtaaacggagttatccgcagtcaaaatcagtgtgccaagatcggcttaagaatcggtatgaaacacgtcagagagcatttgacccaatgcgaggttgtattgacgaactagatcgttataacgaccatagaatttgcgaaatgctgacttcaatcgagactgttgaaatccctgtaccatcaacttgtttgtcagtagcttacctcgatttaaaaactgactatacccagaacaagctcttgcatatcgaatcagttgagatatataaacaccatatgcaggtgataatggaatattgctaaataaatgtgggaagttgatgatggagaagctgaaatcatcccgtttgtcatacagttgagttgttagtttgccgttaatgtctactttcaataaaatatctaagtatgaagcagaagtggacgactctgtggtgtccttcatttcgagctcacagggatatatcaaatcgacatatgaatgaaagctatcattgttaatagacaaaacgtcatcgatatatctaaaagtcgaattgaaggtcacagcgagagatttttttcttctcacgtagaagtttttgaataaattctgcctcatatgaatataaaaacaggtcagctactgcatctcacttataactcaacaactgatattcaaattttgttgacGATTAGAAATACTCCAGATAAgcattttaaacaataaaaaaaagaataaaattataaaattgtctGCTCTAATCATGCCCATGCCCCTGTAATAACTTAATAATTTGAAAGgtaaaaacttgaatccacacatgggaaatttgtatttttatatgatttagtgtggccttgctactcttgaaaagaatatGTTTAATGAGGAACCGGCTCCGGTTATCTTTTCATTAGAGGGCGCCACAGACAAACTCGACCCTGGATCGGAATATCCTCGCGCTTTATCTGTAGTTACCGATCGAagaaaaacgtaaacaatctgCTGTCAAACACTTCCTATTGAAACATGCTCGGAACTTGCTGTTGTGTGCCGTATTGTTGTAATAGGGGTGGCCATCATGTATTTCCATCAGACTCGTTAAGAAGAAAAGCCTTGATTCACGCAATTAAACGTGGTGAAACTCGTTTTCAAAGCTGGACTCCGTCAACTTTTGCTGTTGTTTGCAGAGCACATTTTATATTGGACGACTTTTTGACTGAAACTCAACATGGTAACTATTACTTACCTTGgatttttgtttataatatacatgtacaaagtaatgttgatatatagtattTTGTGTAGTAAATATATCGCATTTACTGAGAAAAAAATCGCTAATGGGATCGGCAATTTACTACACATGCAAAATAATCTGATAAGGTTACAAACACTGTCACATGTAGAATCCTCACTGACACTTGCAATTACTGGTCATTTATTACTACCCATTATCTCTTAACACCATaatgaaaaattgaagataaagaacagtgatcaatttcataactactATATAATCACA
This genomic window from Ostrea edulis chromosome 4, xbOstEdul1.1, whole genome shotgun sequence contains:
- the LOC125669076 gene encoding uncharacterized protein LOC125669076; the protein is MDGRNDECDFCDLNTGTCTLLKHKTSMNEGYTIKFKATSKVCEYPLPPTIQNCISRCKTKLNTKVLMDQREESIHYYCQNQYVVQRANETWNQDGVPKININSLQQFSDIFELFDVEESNPVKKMKRATPINRQPNAYDWFVNLHPAAVAPSAHFGPAFLGFHRTYLFLFERQLQKYEPEVFIPFWDSSFDNLLEDPTSSAIFTSSGVGPGTGIIREGPFSDWKHEHAGVLIRNIGSSGSLFSREFIELFLSQNRIEDIAIDRTKIDTSLEFHHGSVHNWVSGTLSDINYSPADPLFFMHHCFVDALWERFRENQIQRGFDPEWYPLVDGGHAPDAPMRPLLIGKEANGEDKYLKNKIGYSKSWSLFVKYDDPPYNCDVDSDCRSVLMRCERKLCQPLTIEEHERMHFQHRAKRELLANLSTPYPAMKRNYEHTHLGRNIDATHQFNLKTSPFYHSFQNSFVLNGKEDISNWVFIPVMIYKKRSNGQNYDAFPIRNGVPDFSSGDVFQQDFNIKSKPSSEQMGSSKTERCSHIGSGISKVYVKTFGLDYRGFYTDHALLDERFPLSSALSAVGVKKPDNNRSSHVLITAHDSCGKMCTAYCLNSSTRSIPTEYKKCSGSSRISTTKPSMYRSTVGEALLSAYNISSINPSISKENIAIIFHCG